In one Desulfoferula mesophila genomic region, the following are encoded:
- a CDS encoding thiolase C-terminal domain-containing protein: MSKVAIIGVGQSSFVRGYPGSIRELAFEAYTEAMNDAELSNEQIGATIVCSAPEYDKQRSPAGVIAEYCGLNPQPTFYTESLCCSSTTGLRLAHAMVSGGMHESVMVLGFQKMSEITSAESQERMGRGADIQWESPFGTMMPAYYAMFAQGYLSQYGASEEDLALIRVKAATYGQLNERAVYRKPVELAQCLSADPVASPLKVFDCCANADGSSCIIVAGEDKVKQWGIKQPVWIKGIGSASAPVNLALRESFSSFAAATEAGRQAYAMAGIGPRDIDVAEVHDCFTIAEMLAYEDLGFAPRGGGPELIRAKQTYKDGSIPVNVDGGLLSKGHPIGATGGSQIRTIVLQLRGKAGDIQVKNPEFGLVHNMGGVGIYGNVVILGS, translated from the coding sequence ATGAGCAAAGTAGCCATCATCGGAGTCGGCCAGTCGTCGTTCGTGCGCGGCTATCCCGGCTCCATCCGCGAGCTGGCCTTCGAGGCCTATACCGAGGCCATGAACGACGCGGAGCTGAGCAACGAGCAGATCGGGGCCACGATAGTGTGCTCGGCCCCGGAGTATGACAAGCAGCGCTCCCCGGCCGGGGTCATCGCCGAGTATTGCGGGCTCAACCCCCAGCCCACCTTTTACACCGAGTCCTTGTGCTGCTCCTCCACCACCGGCCTGCGCCTGGCCCACGCCATGGTCTCCGGGGGCATGCACGAGAGCGTGATGGTGCTGGGCTTCCAGAAGATGAGCGAGATAACCAGCGCCGAGAGCCAGGAGCGCATGGGCCGGGGCGCCGACATCCAGTGGGAGAGCCCCTTCGGTACCATGATGCCCGCCTACTACGCTATGTTCGCCCAGGGCTATCTGAGCCAGTATGGGGCCTCGGAAGAAGACCTGGCCCTGATCCGGGTGAAGGCGGCCACCTACGGCCAGCTCAACGAGCGCGCGGTGTACCGCAAACCGGTGGAGCTGGCCCAGTGCCTGAGCGCCGACCCGGTGGCCTCGCCGCTCAAGGTGTTCGACTGCTGCGCCAACGCCGACGGCAGCTCCTGCATCATCGTGGCCGGAGAGGACAAGGTGAAGCAGTGGGGCATCAAGCAGCCGGTGTGGATAAAGGGCATCGGCTCGGCCTCGGCCCCGGTGAACCTGGCCCTGCGCGAAAGCTTCAGCAGCTTCGCGGCGGCCACCGAGGCGGGCCGCCAGGCCTACGCCATGGCCGGCATCGGCCCGCGGGACATCGACGTGGCCGAGGTGCACGACTGCTTCACCATCGCCGAGATGCTGGCCTACGAGGACCTGGGCTTCGCGCCCCGGGGCGGCGGGCCGGAGCTGATCCGTGCCAAACAGACCTACAAGGACGGCTCCATCCCGGTGAACGTGGACGGCGGCCTACTTAGCAAGGGACATCCCATCGGGGCCACCGGAGGCAGCCAGATCCGCACCATCGTCTTGCAGCTAAGGGGCAAGGCGGGCGACATCCAGGTGAAGAACCCCGAGTTCGGCCTGGTGCACAACATGGGCGGCGTGGGCATTTACGGCAACGTGGTAATCCTGGGGAGTTAG
- a CDS encoding branched-chain amino acid ABC transporter permease — protein MVFLQVLINGLFLGGVYALISLGLTLIFGVIRVINFAHGEILMISMYASFFCFSILGLNPYLSLIIVVPGMFLVGMFIDQVIIRPIRNAPSYMQIFATVGLSVVLINLALVFFSGDYRSINLTFAKQVVHMGDIGISLSRFIVFAAAIVVAWLVWLFLGKTDMGKQIRAIAQDRDAARLMGINPNKIYMITFGLGSAMVGLAGGLIMPLYYVFPSVGAYFVLTAFVVVVLGGLGNMVGALLGGLIIGVIDSLSGFYLDPALKEMVYFVVFLLVLLFKPSGLMGMIGAEEMGLK, from the coding sequence ATGGTTTTTTTGCAAGTGTTGATAAACGGGTTGTTCCTGGGCGGGGTGTACGCCCTCATCAGCCTGGGGCTCACCTTGATATTCGGGGTCATCCGGGTGATCAACTTCGCCCACGGCGAAATCCTGATGATTTCCATGTACGCTTCATTTTTCTGTTTCTCCATACTGGGGCTTAATCCCTACCTGAGCCTGATTATTGTCGTCCCGGGAATGTTCCTGGTGGGTATGTTCATCGACCAGGTGATAATCCGCCCCATCCGTAACGCGCCCTCCTACATGCAAATTTTCGCCACGGTGGGCCTGTCGGTGGTCTTGATCAACCTGGCCCTGGTCTTTTTCAGCGGCGACTACCGCAGCATCAACCTGACCTTTGCCAAGCAGGTGGTGCACATGGGCGACATCGGCATCTCACTGTCGCGCTTCATCGTCTTCGCCGCGGCCATCGTGGTGGCCTGGCTGGTCTGGCTGTTTTTGGGCAAGACCGACATGGGCAAGCAGATCAGGGCCATTGCCCAGGACCGCGACGCGGCCAGGCTGATGGGCATTAACCCCAACAAGATTTACATGATCACCTTTGGCCTGGGCAGCGCCATGGTGGGCCTGGCCGGAGGGCTGATCATGCCGCTCTATTACGTGTTCCCCTCCGTGGGCGCCTATTTCGTGCTTACCGCCTTCGTGGTGGTGGTGCTGGGCGGCCTGGGCAACATGGTGGGGGCGCTTTTGGGCGGTCTGATCATCGGGGTCATCGACTCCCTTAGTGGCTTCTATTTGGACCCGGCCCTAAAAGAGATGGTGTACTTCGTGGTGTTCCTCTTGGTGTTGCTGTTCAAGCCCTCCGGGCTGATGGGCATGATCGGCGCGGAAGAGATGGGGCTGAAGTGA
- a CDS encoding ABC transporter substrate-binding protein, producing MRIFRHALLTAALVALLVAPMGTALAADEIKLGTIFSRTGPLANLGLDSWRGAELARIVQNQKGGLLGKKIVFVNGDAPNPKAAVSETERLCTVEKVPVILGSFSSSISLAASAKANQHKVIYWELGAVGDKITERGLKYVFRTCPTGSDLGRDQLRFALGELAKKIGKKPSEMKVASIYEDSAYGTACAAGIRDLAKEKGIKLAVDEAYNYKATDLSSLVMRVKAANPDVILESSYENDAIMFFRQAQEAGLKVRQFVGSGGGMNLPGYQKALGTATSGYVCNVGYPGYNLNPAYAKGIKELEALYTKTFGEKPNSVFSVINYMGTMALWDVINRAGSLDPEALVKAAQATNIPADKTILRFGIKFAGPGSKNMGQNVLARYFISQWQDGKLWIVSPAAAATPGRSLQVK from the coding sequence ATGAGAATTTTTAGACACGCACTGCTGACGGCGGCCCTGGTGGCGCTCTTGGTGGCGCCGATGGGCACGGCCCTGGCGGCCGACGAGATCAAGCTGGGTACCATCTTCTCGCGCACCGGCCCCCTGGCCAACCTGGGCCTGGATTCCTGGCGCGGCGCCGAGCTGGCCCGCATCGTCCAGAACCAAAAGGGCGGCCTGCTGGGCAAGAAAATTGTCTTCGTCAACGGCGACGCCCCCAACCCCAAGGCGGCGGTGAGCGAGACCGAGCGCCTTTGCACCGTGGAAAAGGTGCCGGTGATTCTGGGCTCCTTCTCCAGCTCCATCAGCCTGGCGGCCAGCGCCAAGGCCAACCAGCACAAGGTCATCTACTGGGAACTGGGCGCGGTGGGCGACAAGATCACCGAGCGCGGCCTCAAGTACGTGTTCCGCACCTGCCCCACCGGCTCGGACCTGGGCCGCGATCAGCTGCGCTTCGCCTTGGGAGAGCTGGCCAAAAAGATCGGCAAGAAGCCTTCCGAGATGAAGGTGGCCAGCATCTATGAGGACTCCGCCTACGGCACCGCCTGCGCGGCGGGCATCCGCGACCTGGCCAAGGAAAAGGGCATCAAGCTGGCGGTTGACGAGGCCTATAACTACAAGGCCACTGACCTCTCCTCACTGGTGATGCGGGTCAAGGCTGCCAACCCCGACGTCATTCTGGAGTCCTCCTATGAGAACGACGCCATCATGTTTTTCCGCCAGGCCCAGGAGGCGGGGCTCAAGGTCCGCCAGTTCGTGGGCTCCGGCGGCGGCATGAACCTGCCCGGCTACCAGAAGGCCCTGGGCACGGCCACTAGCGGCTACGTGTGCAACGTGGGCTACCCCGGCTACAACCTGAATCCCGCCTACGCCAAGGGCATCAAGGAACTGGAAGCCCTGTACACCAAGACCTTCGGCGAAAAGCCCAACAGCGTGTTCTCGGTGATCAACTACATGGGCACCATGGCCTTGTGGGACGTCATCAACCGGGCCGGCTCCCTGGACCCCGAGGCCCTGGTCAAGGCCGCCCAGGCCACCAACATCCCCGCGGATAAGACCATCCTGCGCTTTGGCATCAAGTTCGCGGGCCCCGGCAGCAAGAACATGGGACAGAACGTCTTGGCTCGCTACTTCATCTCCCAATGGCAGGACGGCAAGCTGTGGATCGTCAGCCCTGCCGCCGCGGCCACCCCGGGTCGTTCGCTGCAGGTGAAGTAA
- a CDS encoding branched-chain amino acid ABC transporter ATP-binding protein/permease, with protein MLGFYFKNIGAPGIYLPSLILLFLLAVAALVPNEFYLNLFFMIFMFAGLSGAWNIIGGYAGQISLGHAAFYGSGAYTSAVLFAKLGLPPILGIFASMGGAVILALVIGYPCLRLKGPFFTLATLAVAEVLQLLAVYLRGLTEGSEGLSIPYEPAWYNLIFESKNAYAVLAFAYMVLVLVITLVLERSKLGYQLTALRDEDQAAESLGVNTSRAKIAAFVLSGVLTALGAVIVSQYVLFLEPHSDFSVNVSVELALMSMVGGLGTAVGPLIGAAILIPLGEFLRAWIGGGIQGLHYVIYGCILILVVMFMPHGIKALLDKHYQALVARLPRFGAAARPQPAQPARLHFASEDAPSRGREKLLIAAHGVTKDFGGLRVLNEINFEVRPGEILGIIGPNGAGKTTLFNVISGIYRPTKGRVEFDGQDITQICRIHQVCHLGMGRTYQIVKPFGNMSVLDNVMVGAFCNQGATAEATEIALEVLDLVGLFDKKDLEAKSLTLANMKRLEMARALATKPKLLLLDEVMAGLNPHEIDDAIALIRKIRDYGITVIVVEHVMRAIMSLSERIMVIAQGEKVTEGEPREVIADQRVIKAYLGDGFELA; from the coding sequence ATGCTGGGTTTCTACTTCAAGAATATCGGCGCGCCGGGCATCTACCTCCCCAGCCTGATCCTGCTGTTCCTGTTGGCGGTGGCGGCCCTGGTGCCCAACGAGTTCTACCTGAACCTGTTTTTCATGATCTTTATGTTCGCGGGCCTATCCGGGGCCTGGAACATCATCGGCGGCTACGCGGGCCAAATATCTCTGGGCCACGCCGCCTTCTACGGCTCGGGGGCCTACACTTCGGCGGTGCTGTTCGCCAAGCTGGGCCTGCCCCCGATCCTCGGCATTTTCGCCTCCATGGGCGGGGCGGTGATCCTGGCCCTGGTCATCGGCTATCCCTGCCTGCGCCTCAAGGGTCCCTTCTTCACCCTGGCCACCCTGGCCGTGGCCGAGGTATTGCAGCTTTTGGCGGTCTACTTGCGGGGCCTCACCGAAGGTTCCGAGGGGCTGTCCATCCCCTATGAGCCGGCCTGGTACAACCTCATCTTCGAATCCAAGAACGCCTACGCCGTGTTGGCCTTTGCCTATATGGTGTTGGTGCTTGTGATAACCCTGGTCTTGGAGCGTTCCAAGCTGGGTTATCAGCTAACCGCCCTGCGCGACGAGGACCAGGCCGCCGAATCCCTGGGGGTGAACACCTCCCGGGCCAAGATTGCGGCCTTCGTGCTCAGCGGGGTGCTCACCGCCCTGGGCGCGGTGATCGTCAGCCAGTACGTGCTGTTTTTGGAGCCCCACTCCGATTTCTCGGTGAACGTTTCGGTGGAGCTGGCCCTGATGTCCATGGTGGGCGGGCTGGGCACCGCGGTGGGGCCCCTCATCGGCGCGGCCATTCTCATCCCCCTGGGCGAGTTCCTGCGCGCCTGGATCGGCGGCGGTATCCAGGGCCTGCACTACGTAATCTACGGCTGCATCCTCATCCTGGTGGTGATGTTCATGCCCCACGGCATCAAGGCCCTACTGGACAAGCACTACCAGGCCTTGGTAGCCCGGCTTCCCCGCTTCGGAGCGGCGGCGCGGCCCCAGCCGGCACAGCCGGCGCGGCTCCATTTCGCCTCGGAGGATGCCCCGTCCCGGGGGCGGGAGAAGCTGCTGATCGCCGCCCACGGGGTTACCAAGGACTTCGGGGGACTGCGGGTGCTAAACGAGATCAACTTCGAGGTGCGTCCCGGCGAGATTCTGGGGATCATCGGCCCCAACGGGGCGGGCAAGACCACCTTGTTCAACGTCATCTCCGGGATCTACCGGCCTACCAAAGGGCGGGTGGAGTTCGACGGCCAAGACATAACCCAAATATGTCGCATCCATCAGGTGTGTCATCTGGGCATGGGCCGCACCTATCAGATAGTAAAGCCCTTTGGCAACATGAGCGTGCTGGACAACGTGATGGTGGGGGCCTTCTGCAACCAGGGTGCGACGGCCGAGGCCACGGAGATCGCCCTGGAAGTACTGGACCTGGTGGGCCTGTTCGACAAAAAGGACTTGGAGGCCAAGTCCCTCACCTTGGCCAACATGAAGCGCCTGGAGATGGCCCGGGCCCTGGCCACCAAACCCAAGCTGCTACTTTTGGACGAGGTGATGGCCGGGCTTAACCCCCACGAGATCGACGATGCCATCGCCCTCATCCGCAAGATACGCGACTACGGCATTACCGTGATCGTGGTGGAGCACGTGATGCGGGCCATCATGTCCCTGTCCGAGCGCATCATGGTGATCGCCCAGGGGGAAAAGGTGACCGAAGGCGAACCGCGCGAAGTTATCGCGGATCAAAGAGTGATCAAAGCATACCTGGGGGACGGTTTTGAGCTTGCTTGA
- a CDS encoding Zn-ribbon domain-containing OB-fold protein translates to MSGHKKPEADRRFARFGTVSFTATSKVNDFIDYLEDGQVCGTKCRTCGAVFFPPRAQCFKCRDQAAIEWFQVSGSGKLATFSELKYAPTGFGGDLPYAIAVLDMGEYKLFGRIGYVPLDEVRVGMELVPQAHQLPDGQIIYVFNRP, encoded by the coding sequence ATGTCCGGCCACAAAAAACCCGAGGCGGACCGCCGCTTCGCAAGGTTCGGCACGGTGAGCTTCACCGCCACCAGCAAGGTCAACGACTTCATCGATTACCTGGAAGACGGCCAGGTCTGCGGCACCAAATGCCGCACCTGCGGGGCGGTGTTCTTTCCGCCCAGGGCCCAGTGCTTTAAGTGCCGCGACCAGGCGGCGATCGAGTGGTTCCAGGTATCGGGCAGCGGCAAGCTGGCCACTTTCAGCGAACTCAAATACGCCCCCACCGGCTTTGGCGGCGACCTGCCTTATGCCATCGCGGTGCTGGACATGGGCGAATACAAGCTCTTCGGCCGCATAGGCTACGTGCCCCTGGACGAGGTGCGGGTGGGCATGGAGCTGGTGCCTCAAGCCCACCAATTGCCGGACGGCCAGATCATTTACGTGTTCAATCGGCCCTAA
- a CDS encoding amidohydrolase family protein: protein MVIDFHHHLFNRDWLPQKFWSDLVQRAVNVRRLNGQEADPDAIARGMSEMFEDQNGDRLAADMDEAGIAYTLIMPLDLGLELGECPVSMEEKTRLIVEVTGRHPGKIGSFFGIDPRRAGGVELFDRAVRQWGMKGLKLDPAAGFYPNERLVYPYYEKACELGVPVLLHTGVAIPPFRNKYTDPIYLDDVTLDFPELTVVAAHASFGWWQQLAFLISKKTNLVTDISGWQPLATRDYGLFCRYLREMISIAGAPNILFASDGPAFNLYDMRNQWWAGLFRDLPDKAPAGLTFTREEVDLILYQNAQRILGPVGEG from the coding sequence GTGGTCATAGATTTTCACCATCATTTGTTCAACCGCGACTGGCTGCCCCAGAAGTTCTGGAGCGATCTGGTGCAGCGCGCGGTTAACGTGCGGCGCTTGAACGGTCAGGAGGCCGACCCCGACGCAATAGCCCGCGGCATGTCCGAGATGTTCGAAGACCAGAACGGCGACCGCCTGGCCGCGGACATGGACGAGGCGGGTATCGCCTACACCCTGATCATGCCCCTGGACCTGGGCCTGGAGCTGGGAGAGTGCCCGGTGAGCATGGAGGAGAAGACCCGGCTGATCGTGGAGGTGACCGGCCGCCACCCCGGCAAGATCGGCTCCTTTTTCGGGATCGATCCCCGGCGCGCGGGCGGGGTGGAGCTTTTCGACCGGGCGGTGCGCCAATGGGGCATGAAGGGCCTCAAGCTGGACCCGGCGGCGGGCTTTTATCCCAACGAGCGTCTGGTCTATCCCTACTATGAAAAGGCCTGTGAGCTGGGGGTGCCGGTGCTGTTGCACACCGGAGTGGCCATCCCGCCCTTCCGCAACAAGTACACCGATCCCATCTACCTGGACGACGTGACCCTGGACTTCCCGGAGCTGACCGTGGTGGCGGCCCACGCCTCCTTTGGCTGGTGGCAGCAGCTTGCCTTTTTGATCAGCAAGAAGACCAACCTGGTTACCGATATCTCCGGCTGGCAGCCGCTGGCCACGCGGGACTACGGCCTGTTCTGCCGCTACCTGCGGGAGATGATCTCCATCGCCGGGGCGCCCAACATCCTGTTCGCCAGCGATGGACCGGCCTTCAACCTCTACGACATGCGCAACCAGTGGTGGGCCGGGTTGTTCCGGGACCTGCCGGACAAGGCCCCCGCGGGCCTCACCTTCACCCGCGAGGAGGTGGACCTGATTCTCTATCAGAACGCCCAGCGCATCCTGGGGCCGGTGGGAGAGGGCTAG
- a CDS encoding acetolactate synthase catalytic subunit, with translation MSAPQQKSGRPLNFNGTVADALARGLLRHGVKLVFGQSLPSALHLAAKSHGIRQAWYRTENAGGAMADAFARLSHRVGVVTAQNGPAATLLVPPLAEALKASVPVVALVQEVALTQTDKNAFQEFDHLALFGACTKWVRRLDQPGRVDDYLDMAFRAAVSGRPGPVALLLPADLLLAPCRPGEVARCQSLGCYPLERTMPDYLHLEQAADLLAQAECPLIIAGGGVHLSGACEELAMLQEAAALPVATTVMGKGAVDENHPLSLGVVGYFMGTGGTTKFQRELVEGADLVLLVGNRTNQNGTDSWSLYPPKARYIQIDADPMEIGRNYEALPLLGDAKLTLSELMAVIEGRDLTKRLTARGALEERIAQGKARHRQEAKGLLTSRRKPVRPERVMHELNRRLTPETVVVADASYSSIWVANYLTCLAPGMRFITPRGLAGLGWGLPMAMGAKLAQPSSPVVCLAGDGGFAHCWAELEAAARMGLDLTVLVLNNRILGYQKHAENVKFGDHTDAVYMSDVNHAAVAQAAGCRGIRVREPAELPRALDEALGEPGPVLVDILTDPKAYPPITSFEGKLAM, from the coding sequence ATGAGCGCGCCTCAGCAAAAAAGCGGTAGACCCCTTAACTTCAACGGAACCGTAGCCGATGCCCTGGCCCGGGGCCTTTTGCGCCACGGGGTGAAGCTGGTGTTCGGCCAAAGCCTGCCCAGCGCCCTGCACCTGGCGGCCAAGAGCCACGGCATACGCCAGGCCTGGTATCGCACCGAAAACGCCGGGGGGGCCATGGCCGACGCCTTTGCCCGCCTGTCCCACCGGGTGGGGGTGGTCACCGCCCAAAACGGTCCGGCCGCCACGCTCCTGGTGCCCCCCCTGGCCGAGGCCCTCAAGGCCTCGGTGCCGGTGGTGGCCCTGGTGCAGGAGGTGGCCCTCACCCAGACCGACAAGAACGCCTTTCAGGAGTTCGACCACCTGGCCCTGTTCGGGGCCTGCACCAAGTGGGTGCGCCGCCTGGACCAGCCCGGCCGGGTGGACGATTACCTTGACATGGCCTTTCGGGCGGCGGTGAGCGGCCGGCCGGGGCCCGTGGCCCTGCTGTTGCCCGCCGACCTGCTTCTGGCTCCCTGCCGGCCCGGCGAGGTCGCCCGCTGCCAGAGCCTGGGCTGCTACCCCTTGGAGCGCACCATGCCCGACTACCTGCACCTGGAGCAGGCGGCGGACCTGTTGGCCCAGGCCGAGTGCCCCCTGATCATCGCCGGGGGAGGGGTGCATCTTTCCGGGGCCTGCGAGGAGCTGGCCATGCTGCAGGAGGCGGCCGCCTTGCCCGTGGCCACAACGGTGATGGGCAAGGGCGCGGTGGACGAGAACCATCCCCTGAGCCTGGGGGTGGTGGGCTATTTCATGGGCACCGGCGGGACCACCAAGTTCCAGCGGGAGCTGGTGGAGGGGGCGGACTTGGTGCTCTTGGTGGGCAACCGCACCAACCAAAACGGCACCGACTCCTGGTCGCTCTACCCACCCAAAGCACGCTATATCCAAATCGACGCGGACCCCATGGAGATAGGGCGCAACTACGAGGCCCTGCCCCTGTTGGGCGACGCCAAGCTGACCCTCAGCGAGCTGATGGCCGTAATCGAAGGCCGCGACCTGACCAAGCGCTTGACGGCCAGGGGCGCCCTGGAGGAGCGCATCGCCCAGGGCAAGGCCCGTCACCGCCAAGAGGCCAAGGGCCTGCTCACCTCCCGGCGCAAGCCGGTGCGGCCCGAACGGGTCATGCACGAGCTGAACCGACGCCTGACCCCGGAGACGGTGGTGGTGGCCGATGCCAGCTACTCCTCCATCTGGGTGGCCAACTACCTCACCTGCCTGGCCCCGGGCATGCGTTTCATCACCCCGCGCGGCCTGGCCGGGCTGGGCTGGGGCCTGCCCATGGCCATGGGGGCCAAGCTGGCCCAACCCTCGTCCCCGGTGGTGTGCCTGGCCGGCGACGGCGGCTTCGCCCATTGCTGGGCCGAGTTGGAGGCCGCGGCCCGCATGGGCCTGGACCTGACGGTGCTGGTGCTCAACAACCGCATCTTGGGCTATCAAAAGCACGCCGAAAATGTTAAGTTCGGCGACCACACGGACGCGGTTTACATGTCCGACGTGAATCACGCGGCGGTGGCCCAGGCCGCCGGATGCCGGGGCATCCGGGTGCGGGAGCCGGCCGAGTTGCCCCGGGCCCTGGACGAGGCCCTGGGGGAGCCCGGACCGGTGCTGGTGGACATCCTCACCGATCCCAAGGCCTATCCGCCCATCACCAGTTTCGAGGGCAAGCTGGCCATGTGA
- a CDS encoding ABC transporter ATP-binding protein produces the protein MSLLEINDVSVKYGDLVALRDVELSIKEGGIISLVGSNGSGKTTLINTLSGLVGCAAGSIMFKGRPIQEVPAHQRVEMGLVQIPENRRLFPYMTVLENLEMGSMTRRSRDKRQENIKKVMHLFPILSKRSKQIANTLSGGEQRMLAIGRGLMSDPELLMLDEPSIGLAPIVVQEIFKAIALINELGTTILLVEQDVNASLRISSHGYVLENGLITLSGRAQDLLNSDRVREAYMGL, from the coding sequence TTGAGCTTGCTTGAGATAAACGATGTCTCCGTGAAGTATGGCGACCTGGTGGCCCTGCGGGACGTTGAGCTGTCCATAAAGGAAGGCGGCATCATCTCTTTGGTGGGGTCCAACGGCTCGGGCAAGACTACGCTCATCAACACCCTGTCGGGGTTGGTGGGCTGCGCGGCGGGCTCCATCATGTTCAAGGGGCGGCCCATCCAAGAGGTGCCCGCTCACCAGCGGGTGGAGATGGGCCTGGTGCAGATACCCGAGAACCGCCGCCTGTTTCCCTACATGACCGTATTGGAAAACTTGGAGATGGGCTCCATGACCCGCCGTTCGCGGGACAAGCGCCAGGAGAACATCAAGAAGGTGATGCACCTTTTCCCCATTCTCTCCAAGCGGTCAAAGCAGATAGCAAACACCCTGAGCGGCGGCGAGCAGCGCATGCTGGCCATCGGGCGGGGGCTCATGTCCGACCCGGAGTTGCTGATGCTCGATGAGCCTTCCATCGGCCTGGCCCCTATCGTGGTGCAGGAGATATTCAAGGCCATCGCCCTGATAAACGAGCTGGGCACCACCATCCTGTTGGTGGAGCAGGACGTAAACGCCTCGCTCAGGATTTCCTCCCACGGTTACGTCCTGGAAAACGGCCTGATCACCCTGTCGGGGCGGGCCCAGGATCTTTTGAACAGCGATCGGGTACGCGAAGCCTACATGGGCCTGTAG
- a CDS encoding class I adenylate-forming enzyme family protein encodes MNLAQLWQKQAAQYGDKTFLYFGDDEYSYNQMLGTFYRVADSLAGLGVAKGDRVALMHRNAPEFLYTWFALSFLGAITVPINPVFTETEIAYILGHSGAKALVIEQEFLETLGKVSREQTPELGQVIVSGGQAPEGTIPFARLMLGAERDPGVAIDDQDPCVCIYTSGTTDMPKGVLNSHYGWVTTGQAYVYTVGIGENDRVMTPNPLFHANAQVYSTMGSLNAGAGLILLERFSGSQILEQARRYQATKMVLVQAVTPWVWGRPVSADDCEHNLDTMVAGNVPVDIYEKFEERFCLKIQTIYSLTEATMAVMGPRPGTMPRKPGSIGVPMEHPDPAVTNRVWIADEAGRELPAGKQGEIIINNPAVMLGYYNDPAKTAATKIDGWVHTGDIGFRDEEGYIFFVGRKKEVIRRRGELISPTQIEAVLNAHPAVAESAVIGVPSELGTGEEEVKAFVRLEEGGQATAEELQEFCRAKLAEFKVPRFIEFRSEFAKSAIGRIKKEELKKSNP; translated from the coding sequence ATGAACCTAGCGCAGCTTTGGCAAAAACAGGCCGCTCAATACGGCGACAAGACCTTCCTGTACTTCGGCGATGACGAGTACTCCTACAACCAAATGCTGGGCACCTTCTACCGGGTGGCCGACAGCCTGGCCGGCCTGGGCGTGGCCAAGGGCGACCGGGTGGCCCTGATGCACCGCAACGCCCCCGAGTTCCTCTACACCTGGTTCGCCCTGAGCTTTTTGGGCGCCATCACCGTGCCCATCAACCCGGTGTTCACCGAGACCGAGATCGCCTACATCCTGGGGCACTCCGGGGCCAAGGCCCTGGTCATCGAGCAGGAGTTTCTGGAAACCCTGGGCAAGGTTTCCCGGGAGCAGACGCCCGAGCTGGGCCAGGTCATCGTCAGCGGAGGCCAGGCTCCGGAGGGAACCATCCCCTTTGCCCGGCTGATGCTGGGCGCCGAGAGAGACCCCGGCGTGGCCATCGACGACCAGGACCCCTGCGTGTGCATCTACACCTCGGGCACCACGGACATGCCCAAGGGCGTGCTCAACTCCCACTACGGCTGGGTGACCACCGGCCAAGCCTACGTCTACACCGTGGGCATCGGCGAGAACGACCGGGTGATGACCCCCAACCCCCTGTTTCACGCCAACGCCCAGGTCTACTCCACCATGGGCTCGTTGAACGCCGGGGCCGGCCTGATCCTGCTGGAGCGCTTCAGCGGCAGCCAGATATTGGAGCAGGCCCGCCGCTACCAGGCCACCAAGATGGTGCTGGTGCAGGCGGTGACCCCCTGGGTGTGGGGCCGCCCGGTTTCCGCCGACGACTGCGAACACAATCTGGACACCATGGTAGCGGGCAACGTGCCGGTGGACATCTACGAGAAGTTCGAGGAGCGCTTCTGCCTGAAGATCCAGACCATCTACTCGCTCACCGAGGCCACCATGGCGGTGATGGGCCCCCGGCCCGGCACCATGCCCCGCAAACCGGGCAGCATCGGGGTGCCCATGGAGCATCCCGACCCGGCGGTGACCAACCGGGTGTGGATCGCCGACGAGGCCGGCCGGGAGCTGCCCGCGGGCAAGCAGGGCGAGATCATCATCAACAACCCGGCGGTGATGCTGGGCTATTACAACGACCCGGCCAAGACCGCGGCCACCAAGATAGACGGCTGGGTGCACACCGGGGATATCGGCTTCCGCGACGAGGAGGGCTACATCTTCTTCGTGGGCCGCAAGAAAGAGGTGATCCGCCGCCGGGGCGAGCTGATCAGTCCCACCCAGATAGAGGCGGTGCTCAACGCCCACCCGGCGGTGGCCGAGTCGGCGGTGATCGGGGTGCCCTCGGAGCTGGGCACCGGCGAGGAGGAGGTCAAGGCCTTCGTCCGCCTGGAAGAGGGAGGCCAGGCCACGGCCGAGGAACTGCAAGAGTTTTGCCGCGCCAAGCTGGCCGAGTTCAAGGTGCCTCGCTTCATCGAGTTCAGGAGCGAGTTCGCCAAGAGCGCCATCGGGCGCATCAAGAAGGAGGAACTTAAAAAGAGCAACCCTTAA